The window CGACGAGCCTTAACGGGTACTGAGAGCGGCCTCTTTGCCTGGCCCCCGGCCGTGCAGGCTTCATGTGTTGCCTGTGGGATTGTGAAAGTGACGCTGGAAGGTCTATGAAAGTATTGCTTGAGCTTTTGGGTGACGCCTGTCGGGTATTGAAAGGTGTGGAGTCGCTCTCGGAATTTCGCCCGGAGTCCCGCGATCGCATGCGAGAGCTGCTCTCCCAGCTTCGCCTGGAGCTCGATCGGCTGCTCGATGCGGATGCGCCGGTCGATCCGGAGCTTGCCGGACGCGAGCCCTTTCTGCAGCGGGCGCTCGAGGCGATTGCCTCGCAGAGTTATGGCGAGGCTCGCGGCGTGTTGGCCCAGGCGGTGGAGCGCTTCCCTCAGGACTTTGAGTTTTTAAGCTATCTGGGGCTCATCGCCTGGGAGCAGGGCGATCTGGTGGAGGCGGAGCGCTCCTATCGACGCGCGATGGAGGTGGTCTTCTCCGAGGGGCTAAACACCGCAGAGGTGGAGAGCGGCGATGACCCGGTGCTGCGCGCCGTGGAAGGCCGCGCGCTTTGTCTCTATCGCCTCGGCGAATTGGAGGCGGCCCAGCGCCACTTCGAGTGGCTGGGCATCAACTTCTCGGAGCAGTACATCGGGTGTCTTTTTCTGGCCGGCGAGGCCTACCACCGCATGGGGCTGCTGCACGAGGCGCTGCGTTGCTATGAGGCGGTGCCTGTGGAGCCGGCGGTCCTCTACAACCGGGGGCTTGCGCTCTACGGGTGTGACCGACTGGAGGAGTCGGCGCGCGCGTTGATCGAAGGGTTTGTGGCGAACATCTATGTGGCCACGACGTTGCTGGGGCGTTTCGGCTATCGCCGCCCCTGTACGCCGGGATACCTGGGCAGTGAGACGTACGCCGAAGAGCTGGTGGAGGCCTGTGCTTCGCTCTGGCACGGGCATCCGGGCAGCGTACGATTTATGGAGCGTTGTTTCGATCATGCGCTGGTTCAGGCGCACTTGCAGCAATGTGGAGAGCAGGGGGGCACACGTCTTTTGCAGGCCGGGGAGAGTGGTGTGGAAACCGACGCTTTTTTGGAGCAGCTCCACGATGCGGGGACCCTGCAGAGTATGGCGCGGCGAGTGATTCAACGGCTCGATGCTTAACCGGCCCTCCTCGTGTTGGAGGCGGCTCTCAGGCCGGAGAGTCTCCGGAGGTGATGGCTACTGCATCTTCGCGCGCGGTGCGGCGTGTTCGCACGTCTGGTGAGGTGCCAGTCTCACGAAGCGTTGAGACCAGCGCGGAGCCCTGCATGGCTTCACTGAGGTGCAGCACCCGCTGGGGAAGGGGAACCTCCACGCCCAGTTCACGCAACCGGGCGTGAATCGCGCCGGTCAATTCGCTTTTGGCCGAGACGTAGTTCTGGCGCTCGGACCAGGCCCGCACCAGAAGTTCCATGCCGTTTTCGCCAAAACGGTCGATCAGCACAATCGGGGCCGGTTCATCGAGAATCGTGGGGAGCGCATGCATCGTATGGGTGAGCTTTCGCTGCAGCAGCTGAAGTTCACACTCAAAAGGCACCCGCACCGGCACCTCAATGCGGCGTACGCCGTAGAGGGTGTAGTTGATGATGGTGCTCTTGAGCAGCACTTCGTTGGGGATACGCACCATCAGGTTGTCGAAGGTGCGGATACGCGTGCTCAGAAGATCGATGGAGATGACGGTGCCCAGCGTGGTGTCGATCTTGACGGTGTCATCGATGGAGAAGGGCCGGTCCATAAAGAGAAAGAAGCCCGAGATGATGTTGGAGACGCTGGTCTGCGCGGCGAATCCCAGCGCGACAGTGAAGATGCCGGCAGCGGCCAGAAGTCCGCTCAGCTGTACGCCCAGCGCGCTGAGCGCGATGAGCACCACGAGCATAAAGGCGCCGTAGAACGCGGTCTTGCTGGCGATGACAGCGCTGTGCGGGCTTGCGCCGTGACGAAGGCGCACCACGCGCTCCACGCCGCGAGCAAAAAACTTGGCGATGAAGTAGCCCACAATGACCCAGAAGACGCCCAGGATATAAGGCTCCACGCCTTCCCAGCCGCCCAGGCGAGTAAGCCAGCGGTTGATGGTCTCATTCATAGGGGTGTCTGGGGCTTAAAAGCCGTGCTCCAGGCCGGTCTTGGCGCGGTAGGCGTGCAAAAAGGTATAGGCGCGGCGCGTCTCGTGGGCGTTGGGCTTGCGACCGCTATGGGCGATCGCTTCACCGCCTTCGGGGCCGTCGTCGATGAGCACCTCGGCTTCATTGGGGCCGAGCAGGCGCATCTGCACCTGACTGGTGCATAAACGATCGCGATCCGGGCGGCGGTACAGACCCAATGAGGCAGTGGGAAGCATGATTTTGCTGACTTCGCGCGGCTCCGGCGTGGTGTTGGTGACGGTCAGCGGGATCGTCGCCCATAACGCAAAGCGTGTCTCGTCGGGGAGTCGAAGATCGAGCGCGCAGATCGGATGCTCGTCAAGACCCTGGCCGGCGTCGGGCGCGCAAACTGGCGCCCGAAAGGAGGTGCAGATCTGCCCGGAGTCCACCGGCCCGTAAAGTCCCGGTGAGGTGTGCGGCGCAGGCAAATCCATAAGATGCACACTGCCACCCGGGTGCAGCGCTTCGATGCGCAGGCCCAGGGGCAGTCCCAGCACCACTTGCATGGTGAGCCCGGCCGGACATAGAAGCTGTGGGGTGGGGAAGGCCAGCAACGCCCGCTCACCGAAGTTCGGAAGAAAGCGCAGCGCGCTGCAACTTGCAGGTAGGGCGCAATGGCGCGTACTACGCTCCTCATCGGTATCGATCACCAGCGCCTGAGCGCCACGCCGCTTGAGGTAAAGAGGCTTGTCGTAGACGCTGAGCGCTTCGAGAGCGCCGTCGTCAAGACTAAGCTGGAGAGGCCACCGGGTTTCCATAGACGACCGTATGCGCCGGACCTTGCCGGCTGATGAGAGCAAAAGACGTGAGGAGAGGCCAAAAATGGTGGGCGGGGGGAGTCAGCGCGGTCGGCCTGGCCGCGCTTTCCATTGGCGTCCTCGGAAAGGCCGATGAGGAGCAGATTAAGCACAGCGTGGAATCGGAGCAAGGGGTGCTGGCTCCCTACCAGGGCGAGGAAGAGCCGCTTCGAGCGCTGGCCGTTGACGATGCGCCTCCCTCCCAGGCGCGCTGGGTGCAGGTGCTTGATGAGCAGGAACGCGCGCTGGCGTCGCGGGTGATGGTGAGCGCGCCGGGGCTCTGGCCCCCGGTGGTAACGCGCAGCGACGAGGCCGGCTATGTGGCGTTGCCCGAGCCCGGCGCGCGCGGCCCGGGAAAAGAGCCGATGCGCTTCTATGAGTTCCTGGCGCGCAGCGACGATGCCGAGGAGCCCCGGGCTTTCTGGGGCGTGATTCAGGGCCCCGGCGGTCCGGTCTTTGCCGAAGAAGGCGCACGCGTGGTGCGTGCGGCCCCCGCCGCCGATCTTCGCCTGGGCATCGTCGACCCGGAGGGCGCGCCGGTCGAGGGAGCCTTTGTGCGCCTCTCGCGAGAGAGCCTGGCACTCTTGCACCTGCATGTGACCACGCGTGCCGACGGCATCGCCGCGTTCCGCCATGTTCCGCCGGGAACCTACTATGTGACCATCGACGCCGACGGGCATTCTCGCCGCACGCTGCAGGTGCAGCATGAGGCAGACGACGCGTTTATGCTCAATGTGGAGCTTCTCAAAGGCGGCGGCCTGCGCATGCCCGAGGCCTGGCGGGCACCGGTCGTTCAGGTGTTGGGGCAGTCGAGTTCGGCATCCGGTGAGGCGGCAGCGGGCGAGTCGATGGTTGAGAATGGCGCCTCCGAGGACGAGGTCGCACGCGAGGCGCTGGAGATCTACGTGGCCGACCCTCAGGGGGCCGGCGTTACCGGGGCCTGGGTGGAGGTCTGGCACGCTGGAGCGCGGGTGGCCGCCGGTGTCAGCGCGGGAAGCCGGGCGTTGCGTCTTCAGGTGCCGGCAGACGTTCCGCTCACGCTCTACGCGACGCATCCCGGGTGGGGCGAGGGGCAGCTTAATGGCGTGGAGGCCGGGGGGCGGGGCGGGGCGACCGTGCGTCTGGGGCGTCCGATCCTCTCGGTGCCCGTGCCTGACCGGGTTCGCTCGATGTCGGCGATTGAGGCAGCGCTGGGACAACGTATTGTCGACACCGGTTCTGGCCACCAGATCGATGTGGTGGACCCGCAGAGTGCCGCGGCCCGCGCCGGGGTTGAGCGCGGCGATGCGCTGGTCTTTGCGCGTCGGTCCGGCGAGGGGATGCGGGTGACGGTGTCGCGCGGCGGCAGCTTCGTGGAGGTTGCGCTGCCGCGGTGAGTCTCAGTGGTGGTGCTGGAAAGTGCTTGTTTGTCAGGGGGTTGTGGTGGGTATGAGGTCGATCTTTCCGGTCGTCTTCAGGTAGAGCTCCGTCAGATCGTTGACCTCGCCATCCTTCATCTTTCGGTCGAGCTCGCTGCGGCTCAGATCCATCACCAGCTCGCCGCCCTGAAGGAGGACGAAGCGGGAGCAGAGGCGCTCGAGCATATCCAGAATATGGCTGGAGAGGAGGATCGCGCCGCCCTGATCACAGTGGCGCTGGAGACGCGTGCGCAGGCGGGCGGTCGACTCGGGGTCAAGGCCCACGAAGGACTCGTCGAGTACGAGCAAGGTCGGGCTTCCCAGCAACACTGAGGCGATGGCGAGCTTGCGGGCCATGCCGCCGGAGTACTCTTTGAGCACGACGTGGCGGGCGTCTTCGAGTTCGGTGATGGCCAGCAGCTCCTCGATCTCGGTGTCGCGCCGGGCGCTCTTAAGTTCGCGCAACTCCGCCACAAAGTGCAGGTATTCCAGACCGGTGAGGTAATCGAGCATGGCCAGGTGCTGGGGAACAAAGCCCAGGTGCCTGCGGGCCTCCACCGGGTTTGCTACCACGTCGACGCCGTTGATGTGCACGCTGCCCTCATCGGGAGCGGTGATGCCGGCGACGCAGCCCATCGTCGAGGACTTCCCGGCGCCGTTGGGGCCGATGAGCGCCACGAACTCACCGGGAGCGATGCTCAGGTCGAGCTGGTTGACGGCGACGAGTCGGCGGTAGCGTTTGGTGAGGTTCTTTAAGACCAGGGCGGGGGATGGGGCGGTCATGAGGAGCTCCGGCCAGGGGCGGCAGTTGAAGGGACGAAGAGGGCAGTGGCGATGAGGAGCAGGCTGACCCCAAGCGCGGCGGGAAGTGAAAGGCCGGCCAGCGCGGCGATGAGTAGTGCGACGCCGGCGGGCAGCCAGCGCTCCCGGGTGTGTGTTTGAGGAAGCAGGCGTAGCGCTGAGGCAAGCCCCGTGGCGAGCGCGAGCGAAGCGAGCGCGACGATCCAGGCGCCGGGCTCGGTGCGCCACACGCCGTTGATAAGCGCGACCAGCAGCGCGAACGGAAGCGCCAGGAAAAAGACTTCACGTACTGCGAGGCGAAATATGGCGTTGTCCACGTCGACCGGAGCAAGCGGGAGCGCGGTCGGGCTTTGGAGGCGCTCTGCCTGGCGGGAGACGCGCAGCCAGGGGTTGATGATCAACGCGAGCATCAACATCGGTGTGATCGCCACGGCCCAGCTCGGGCGCGCCGCAGCGTCGATGGCGGCCAGCCCAATCGCCGCGAGCACCAGGACCACCGCATATCCCACGCGGCCAGCGGCCAGGCGGCGGTCGCCGTCAAGCACAAGCGCACGGTATGCCAGCGCCGCACCGCGGCTCAGGCCTTGCTCCAGGCGTTGTGGAGTCTCAAAGGAGGAGCGCTGGTAATCCATCACCGCCTGAAACTCCGCGCTGTCGGCCTCGCGGAAGCGGGCTGCCATCGCGTGGTAATGCTGCGCAAACGTACGCCAGGAGGTCACGATCGCCACAAGCCACGCCGCAGCGAGAAGGGCGCTGCCGATCAAAAAAGGCTCACTGAGGCGCTCCAGACGCAGCGGCTCACCGAGAAGCAACTTCCAGAAGAGCGCGGCGATCACCACCGCTGCCAGCCCCACCCCTGGGGCGTAGAGAAAGATCTGGCCGCTGCCCCCGTAAACGTCGCCGCCGAGCTTGACCCCGCCGCCCGAGGGTGCGCCATCGGGGACCAGCTGCCTTCCGGCCAGCACCATCGCACACATCGAGAGGCCCGCGCCCAACCACAACGCCCCAAAGAGCATGGCGATCGCCGCCAGCGCCGCGCCCGCGCCGTTCTTCCAGAAAAGCGGCACAAAAAGCAGGCTGGCCCCTGCCGCGCTCAAGGTCGCTTCGGTGAGTGTGGAGAGCGTACGGTCCACAAAAAACGCCGAGGGACGAATCGGCAGGGGCTGCAACGCCAGCGCATCGCTGCGCCGAAAGAGCAGCTCCATCACCCGGAAGTTGAGCACGGCCGCCAGCAGCGCGCTCAGCCAGAAGGCTGCCTCCAGCGCGTTCTGGCCGGGCGGCAGCCGACCGGCATCGACGCCCTGGCTGGTCGCCAGCGCCTCGGGAGGGGCCAGAAGATCGGGAGCGAGAAGATGGCCCGCACCCAGGAGTGCGATCACTCCCAGCGCGCTCATCAACAGGGTGAGCGGACGGTTGGAAGGGCGCGAAGCGGCACGGTTTCGCCACTGCTGGCCCCGCAGCGCGAGCACGCGCCAGAGGTTGGCATTCACAATTCAATCAGCCTGAAAAAAGTTCAACGTCGGGGGCAATCTGGCGAGCGAACGCCTTATTCGGTACCATGGTCGGGCGATGTTGGCTCGGAGAGCTCCGGCACGTTAAGCGGGACGGCGGCTGCGCTTTGATCGCCGCGCGAACCGTGATAGACGGGGCTGGGCGAGCCCTGGCGTTCCAGCACGGAGCTGACTTCGCGGTGGATGTTGCGGAGGCGTATCTCCACAGTCGGCGCCAGTGGGCTGGCCGGGTAGCGTTTCAAAAACGCCTCGTAACCCGAGAGCGCCTCACCGTAGTTTCCCCCGCGATAATGGACCTCGGCCGCCTCAAAGAGCTCGGTCTCGGTGGCCTCCGGCTCGGAGCAGGCCATCATCGCCAGCATACTTACCACCAGCAACGCTCCTAACCGTGCGCGCGCTCGGCGCGCCATCCCTGGAATACTCATGTCGGACTCCACACCCCTTGAACTGCCCGCCGGATTTGTCGCTCTGGTGGGTCAGCCCAACGTGGGCAAATCTACGCTGATGAACGCCGTGCTCGGCGTCAAGGTGGCGATTGCCACCTCCAAACCCCAGACCACGCGCAACCGTATCTTAGGGGTGCAGACCCTAAGTGGAAAGGGCCAGCTCTGCTTTGTGGACACCCCCGGCATCCACCAGGGCCCCAAGCGCCTTAACCGCGTGATGAACGAGGTCGCCCTTCAGAGCCTTCGCGAAGTGGATGTGGTCTGCCATATGGTCGACGCCGCCGCGCTCTCCGGCTGGCAGCGCCGTACCGGCCAGCAGGGACTACCGCCGGAGGAGCGCTACGTTATTGAGCGACTCTCGCAGGCCGAGGTCCCCGCGCTGCTCGTGCTCAACAAGATCGATCAGATCAAAGATAAGAACCTCCTTCTTCCCATGATCGACGCGCTCACGGAGCGCACCGATTACGCCGCCGTCGTGCCCCTCAGTGCGCTGACCGGGGAGCAGCTTGACGCCTTCGTCGAGACGGTGCTGGAGCATCTTCCCCACCAGGGGCTGCTCTTCCCGGAGGATATGCTCACCGACCAGGCCGAGCGTTTCCTGGCGGCAGAGTTTGTGCGCGAGCAGGTCATGCTGCAGACCCGCAAAGAGATTCCCTACAGTGTGGCGGTCGAGGTCGAGCATTTTAATGAAGATGAGCAGCGTGACTTGCTCGAGATCTCGGCGGTGATTCATGTCGAGCGTGACAGCCAGAAGGGCATCGTCATCGGGCAGGGGGGCCAGCGCATCAAAGCCATCGGCCAGGCCGCGCGGGCCGAGCTGGAGCGCTTCTTCGGCCGCCAGGTCTTTCTGGAGACCTTTGTGCGGGTTGAGCCCCAGTGGAGTGAGAAATCGCGCCACCTGCACCGATTTGGTTACGAATAAAGAAAAGAGCATCACCTCCGAAGTTCAACAGGGCCGCGCGAATTGCGCCGCCGCACCATGCAAGTGACGAAACTACCATGGCCTTTATGATCGCCATCGTCGGCCGCCCCAATGTGGGGAAGAGCCGCCTTTTTAACCGCCTGATCGAGTCGCAGACCGCGATCGTGCACGACTTTGAGGGCGTGACCCGCGACCGCCAGTACGGCGACGGGGAGTGGTTCGGTCGCCCCTTCACTGTGGTCGACACCGGGGGCTTTGTGCCTCGCTCCGAAGATCCGATGCTTGTGCAGATGCGCCATCAGGCGCAGCTCGCGGTCGATGAGGCCGACGCCATCGTCTTTGTGGTCGATGGTCGCGCCGGGTTGGCCGGAGCCGACCAGGAGATCTTTGAGCTGCTGCGCACCACCGACAAACCGGTGTATCTGGCGGTCAACAAGATCGATACCTGGACGGGACAGGAGCAGTACCTGGCCGACTTCTACCAGCTCGGTGTGCCGCTTTATTCGCTCAGTGCGGAGCACGGTATCGGCCTCGACCCGCTGATGGACGATGTCATGGAGCACGCGCCCAAAGGCGAAGTCCTTCAAGACGAGCCCTTCGCGCGCATCGCGGTGGTGGGTAAGCCGAATGCCGGAAAATCCAGCACGATCAACGCCTTGCTGGGCGAAGATCGTTTGCTTACCAGCGATGTGGCTGGCACCACGCGCGACGCCATCGACACCAGGGTGCGCGTCGAAGGCAAAGAGTACCTGGTCATCGACACCGCCGGGCTTCGTCGCAAGCGCAGCATCAGCCAGCGCCTCGAGGAGTTCTCCGTGGTTCAGGCGATCCGAAGCATCGACCGCGCCGACGTGGCGCTGCTGGTGCTCGACGCCACCCAGCCCATCTCCACCCAGGACAAGAAGATCGCCTCGGTGGTGCAGAACCGCGGGCGCGGTTGCGTGATCCTCGTCAACAAATGGGATCTCGTCGAGAAAGACACCAACACCGCCGGCGAGTATGTGAAGTCGCTACGGCAAGAGCTGCAATTTGTGGATTATGCGCCGGTGATCTTTGTCTCGGCGTTGACCGGCCAGCGCGTGCACAAGATTCTCGGTGCGGTCGACACCGTTTTTGAGCAGTACACCCGCCGCGTGCAGACCTCCGAGCTCAACCGCTTCCTCGAAGGGGCGGTGGCCCGGCACTCGCCGCCGATGCACGGCAACCGCCGCGCGAAGTTTTTCTACATCTCGCAGGTCGCCACTCGCCCACCGACCTTTATGTTCTCGGTCAACTACGTCGACGCGGTGGCTCCTTCCTATCGGAAGTATCTGGAGAATCAGCTGCGCGAGGCCTACACCTTTGAGGGCGTGCCTCTGCGAACGGTGCTGCGCCCACGTCAGCAGCGCGAACGCGATTAAGTGACTTGAGGCCACGGGAGTGGGGCAGTGTCCAGGATCATCTGCTCAGAGTTCGAGCTGGTCGCACCCATCGGCAAGGGGGGGATGGGCCAGGTATGGGAGGGGCGCCACCTGGCCAGCAGGGTGGATGTGGCCGTCAAGATCTTGCACCCGGAGGTGGTCACCGACGATGAGTACCGTCGAACCTTTGAGGCGGAGCTTCGGGCCGTCGCCGCGCTGGATCATCCCCATATCGTCACGCTGCTTGATTACGGGACGATTGAGACATCGACGGCACGTCAGTCGGGAGGGGCGCTCGTAGAGGGATGCCCCTATCTGGTGATGGAGTACGGGCGAGGTGGGGCGTTGATCGATCACCTCCATCATATGGAGTGGCCCGAGCTCAAAGCGCTGCTTTTGCAGATGCTCGATGCTCTGGCCCACGCCCACGCCCGGGGGCTGATTCACCGCGACCTCAAACCCGAAAACGTGCTGGTCGGATGCGGGCCCGACTGGTCCATGAAGTTAACCGACTTCGGGCTGGTGCACGTCGACTCGACCTTTGATGACGAAGGCAAGGTCGGCAAGGTCTGGGGCACCCCTCAGTACATGGCACCCGAGCAGCTTCGTGGCTACTGGCGGGACTACGGGCCCTGGACCGACCTCTACGGTCTGGGGTGCATGGCGTACGAACTTGTCTGTGGGGGCTGGCCTTTTGTGGCGAACGCGCCCTGGCAGATCGCGGCGAAGCATCTTCGAGAGCCGGTACCTGAGCTCAAACCCCGCTTTGAGGTTCCCCGGGGGCTTCAGGCCTGGGTGGAGAAGATGATGGCCAAGCGCACCTGCGAGCGTTTTCAGCGCGCGGCGGACGCGGCCTGGGCGCTTGCCAGCCTGACCTTGCCCGGAGAGCGTGTGGCGAGCGGGCCGCTCTTTGCGCAAGACCTCAGCTGGAACGAGCTCAACAGTGAGGTCAACGACAACGCGTGGGCCTCGCAGACCACGATGCTTTTGCCACAGCTGCATGCCGGTGAGACGCGGCGTTCCTCCACGGCCTCGCTCAACGTCGGGGACTGGGGCGATGCGAACGATCGTGGATCGCGCTGTGATGCACCCGATGCGATCGGACCGCCTCTGCCCCTGAGCTGGCGCCGGGGGCAGGATGTCGCGATCTCCAATGAGCTTATCGGGATCAGCCTGGGGTTGTTCGGGTTGCGAGCTATTCCCCTGGTTGATCGCGAGGAAGAACGCGACAAGCTCTGGAGCTTGTTGCACACCGTACACCACACTCGCCGCGCTCAGATGGTGCTTATTGAAGGGGCTGCAGGCACAGGAAAGTCGCAGCTGGCGAGGTGGTTTTGCGAGCGGGCGGAGGAGATCGGGGGGGCGGTGGCGCTGGAGGCCTGGCATGGCCCGGTGCAGGGGCCCCGAGACGGCATCGCCCAGATGCTCTCCCGTCACCTGGGCTGCGTCCATCTTCCGCTGGAAGATGCTTTGACTCGGCTCGAACGCCTCGGTGAGCCCCTGGGAATCCATGATTCGCATATGCTCAAAGGTCTGGCACAGATCGCAGCCGCACCCGACCGGGATGAGCAGGGGCAACGTGCGAGTTCGATGCGGATGGCCACCCAGAGCGATCGTTTCTCGGTGATGTACCATTACCTCAAGCGTCTCGCTGCGCGACGTCCGGTAGTCATGTGGCTCGACGATGTTGCCTGGGGCGCGGAGGCCATCGAACTCACCGCCTACATCGCGCAGATGCAGGAGCGCGATCCCGCTGCGATCCTCACTGTGATGACGGTGCGGTCTGAGGCCCTCGATGATCGTGAGTTCGAGCGTGAGCGGCTTGCCACACTCGAAGCGCAGGGCTTGATGAGGCTGCGGCTTGCCTCGCTGCCTGATGAGGATAGCGAAGCGCTTGTGCGTACATTGTTGCGCCTTGATCATGGGTTGGCTGAACACGTGCTCAAACGCGTGGGCGGTGTGCCGCTTTTTGCCGTTCAGCTGGTCGAAGACTGGGTTGCACGGGGCAAGCTGGTGATGGGAGGCGATGGCTTTGTGCTTCGACCGGGCGCGGATAGTGCGATCCCCGACGATATCTACGCGCTCTGGGATGAACGCGTTCGAGCGTTCGTCGGAGCGTCCGGAGACGCGGAGATGCAGCAGCTTGAGGTCGCCGCCACCCTGGGAGTTGTCGTTGAGCTTGCAGAGCTCCGAGCGGTCTGCCAGCGCGCTGGCCTGGCGCCCCCCGAGGCCCTGGGACCACGCCTCATTGATGCGAGCCTGGCACATCGCCATGACCAGGGCTGGCGTTTCGCTCACGGTCTTCTTCAAGAGAGTTTGGAGCGCTCCGCACGCGAGGCTGGCCGCTGGGCCCGGTGGAATCAGGCCGCCGCCGATGTCCTTGAGCAACGCTACGCGTTGAGCTCGCCCGGGGTCGCCGAACGCGTCGTCTGGCATTGGGTGGAAGGGCGCTGCTCCGACCGCGCGCTTACGCCACTTCGTGTGGCCATCGCCCAGGCCATCCAACGCAGTGAATATGTCCACGCCGAGGAACTCATTGTCTGGCGAGAGGGGCTGGCTGAAGAGTTAGAGGAGCGCACCGGCCAGCGCGCCGCACTGCAGTGCGCCGTCGATCGCGCATGGCTCGCTGCTTCCCGCGCAAATTACGGGCTCTGCCGTGCGCTGGCTGAGACCGCCCAACGCCAGGCTGCCGCACTTGGGTTTATCGGCGTGGCAGCCGAGGCCGCCAGCTGGGCCGGCGTTGCCGCCCGCCACGCTGGAGAACTGGAGCGCGCGCAACGACTTTTCAAGCAGGCCCGCGACGTCTTCAAGGCGCGCTCGGCATCCCGCGACCTCGCCCGTGTTGAGTTGGAAGGCGGGCGAGTCGCCGAACTCAGCGGGGACCTCGACGCTGCACACCGCCGCCTGAAGCGTGCTCGTGACGCCTACGCCCGATTGGGCGACGCGTACGGACAGGCACGGGCGCTCAACGCCCTGGGTGATGTTGCACGCAAGGCCGGAGATGTCGAAGCCTCCCGCAGCGCTACCGTGGAGGCGATGGCCCTTTTTGAGAGCATTGGCAATATCAGCGGCGTCGCCGATTGCCTTAACGACCTGGCCGAACGCAGTCGTCTTCGAGGGAACGTCGAGCTCGCTCGTGAACGTGCTGAGAAGGCCCTCAAACTCTATGAGGCCCTCGGCTCCCAGGAGGCCAACACGGTGCGCTTAAATCTCGCGCTGATTGCGCTTCAGAGTGGTGATGCATTGCGCGCCTTGCATCTCTGTGCCCCGCTCGACGATGCTTTTGATCGCGCTGCTCAGGCAGCCCCCCGCGCGCAGGTCCTGGCAACCACTCTTGCCGCCCAGGCCCGCCTCGGCCGCTGGCGTGACGTCATGGCCACCCTCACCACGCGTGCGCCATCGTTGCGCGGGACCTCCATGCAGATGTTCTCTGTCCAGGAGCTGCTGCGCGAGACCATGGATGTTGCCAGCGCACAGGGTGAGACCGAAGTTGTTTTGGCGCTGCGTAAGTGGGTTCGCGATCTTCCTGATGAAGCCGCCGGACTTTCCGGGGTGTCGAGTTGGGTGAGCGACGAGTCGTCATGAATCCCCAGGGAGACTATTATCAGGAACTCTCGTCGGCCGCAGAGCCGGCGCAACGTGCTGGCTGGCGCCATCGACTGGAGCAGTGGTTGCGTTTTGAACTGGCCACCGCCGCGCTCCGACCGCACCCCGGCGACCACCTCGTCGATCTGGGATGCGGCCCGGCGGCT of the Lujinxingia sediminis genome contains:
- a CDS encoding tetratricopeptide repeat protein; translation: MKVLLELLGDACRVLKGVESLSEFRPESRDRMRELLSQLRLELDRLLDADAPVDPELAGREPFLQRALEAIASQSYGEARGVLAQAVERFPQDFEFLSYLGLIAWEQGDLVEAERSYRRAMEVVFSEGLNTAEVESGDDPVLRAVEGRALCLYRLGELEAAQRHFEWLGINFSEQYIGCLFLAGEAYHRMGLLHEALRCYEAVPVEPAVLYNRGLALYGCDRLEESARALIEGFVANIYVATTLLGRFGYRRPCTPGYLGSETYAEELVEACASLWHGHPGSVRFMERCFDHALVQAHLQQCGEQGGTRLLQAGESGVETDAFLEQLHDAGTLQSMARRVIQRLDA
- a CDS encoding ABC transporter ATP-binding protein encodes the protein MTAPSPALVLKNLTKRYRRLVAVNQLDLSIAPGEFVALIGPNGAGKSSTMGCVAGITAPDEGSVHINGVDVVANPVEARRHLGFVPQHLAMLDYLTGLEYLHFVAELRELKSARRDTEIEELLAITELEDARHVVLKEYSGGMARKLAIASVLLGSPTLLVLDESFVGLDPESTARLRTRLQRHCDQGGAILLSSHILDMLERLCSRFVLLQGGELVMDLSRSELDRKMKDGEVNDLTELYLKTTGKIDLIPTTTP
- a CDS encoding carboxypeptidase-like regulatory domain-containing protein, which produces MRRGQKWWAGGVSAVGLAALSIGVLGKADEEQIKHSVESEQGVLAPYQGEEEPLRALAVDDAPPSQARWVQVLDEQERALASRVMVSAPGLWPPVVTRSDEAGYVALPEPGARGPGKEPMRFYEFLARSDDAEEPRAFWGVIQGPGGPVFAEEGARVVRAAPAADLRLGIVDPEGAPVEGAFVRLSRESLALLHLHVTTRADGIAAFRHVPPGTYYVTIDADGHSRRTLQVQHEADDAFMLNVELLKGGGLRMPEAWRAPVVQVLGQSSSASGEAAAGESMVENGASEDEVAREALEIYVADPQGAGVTGAWVEVWHAGARVAAGVSAGSRALRLQVPADVPLTLYATHPGWGEGQLNGVEAGGRGGATVRLGRPILSVPVPDRVRSMSAIEAALGQRIVDTGSGHQIDVVDPQSAAARAGVERGDALVFARRSGEGMRVTVSRGGSFVEVALPR
- a CDS encoding mechanosensitive ion channel family protein, with protein sequence MNETINRWLTRLGGWEGVEPYILGVFWVIVGYFIAKFFARGVERVVRLRHGASPHSAVIASKTAFYGAFMLVVLIALSALGVQLSGLLAAAGIFTVALGFAAQTSVSNIISGFFLFMDRPFSIDDTVKIDTTLGTVISIDLLSTRIRTFDNLMVRIPNEVLLKSTIINYTLYGVRRIEVPVRVPFECELQLLQRKLTHTMHALPTILDEPAPIVLIDRFGENGMELLVRAWSERQNYVSAKSELTGAIHARLRELGVEVPLPQRVLHLSEAMQGSALVSTLRETGTSPDVRTRRTAREDAVAITSGDSPA
- the era gene encoding GTPase Era, with product MSDSTPLELPAGFVALVGQPNVGKSTLMNAVLGVKVAIATSKPQTTRNRILGVQTLSGKGQLCFVDTPGIHQGPKRLNRVMNEVALQSLREVDVVCHMVDAAALSGWQRRTGQQGLPPEERYVIERLSQAEVPALLVLNKIDQIKDKNLLLPMIDALTERTDYAAVVPLSALTGEQLDAFVETVLEHLPHQGLLFPEDMLTDQAERFLAAEFVREQVMLQTRKEIPYSVAVEVEHFNEDEQRDLLEISAVIHVERDSQKGIVIGQGGQRIKAIGQAARAELERFFGRQVFLETFVRVEPQWSEKSRHLHRFGYE
- the der gene encoding ribosome biogenesis GTPase Der; the encoded protein is MAFMIAIVGRPNVGKSRLFNRLIESQTAIVHDFEGVTRDRQYGDGEWFGRPFTVVDTGGFVPRSEDPMLVQMRHQAQLAVDEADAIVFVVDGRAGLAGADQEIFELLRTTDKPVYLAVNKIDTWTGQEQYLADFYQLGVPLYSLSAEHGIGLDPLMDDVMEHAPKGEVLQDEPFARIAVVGKPNAGKSSTINALLGEDRLLTSDVAGTTRDAIDTRVRVEGKEYLVIDTAGLRRKRSISQRLEEFSVVQAIRSIDRADVALLVLDATQPISTQDKKIASVVQNRGRGCVILVNKWDLVEKDTNTAGEYVKSLRQELQFVDYAPVIFVSALTGQRVHKILGAVDTVFEQYTRRVQTSELNRFLEGAVARHSPPMHGNRRAKFFYISQVATRPPTFMFSVNYVDAVAPSYRKYLENQLREAYTFEGVPLRTVLRPRQQRERD